From one Humulus lupulus chromosome 8, drHumLupu1.1, whole genome shotgun sequence genomic stretch:
- the LOC133798173 gene encoding ferritin-3, chloroplastic-like — translation MLLKASPASSLLGSHGEALVPLFSSASPSSSPRSYSFSPLNCPNSLHSTLRYSSAKNGGGFSVSASKGANSRPLTGVVFEPFEEVKKELDLVPAGDQVSLARQKYADDSEAAINEQINVEYNVSYAYHALYAYFDRDNVALKGFAKFFKESSEEEREHAEKLMEYQNKRGGKVKLQSILMPHSEFDHPEKGDALFAMELALSLEKLTNEKLLHLHSVADRNKDVQLADFVESEFLTEQVEAIKKISEYVAQLRRVGKGHGVWHFDQMLLHGEGALDGAAA, via the exons ATGCTTCTCAAGGCTTCTCCGGCTTCTTCTCTTTTGGGTTCTCATGGGGAAGCTCTGGTTCCCCTATTTTCCTCTGCCTCTCCTTCTTCTTCGCCGCGTTCGTATTCGTTTTCTCCTCTCAATTGCCCCAACTCTCTGCACTCGACTCTCCGTTACTCTTCAGCCAAAAATGGAGGTGGGTTCTCCGTCTCGGCCTCAAAGGGTGCCAACAGTCGCCCTCTTACCGGCGTGGTGTTCGAGCCCTTTGAAGAGGTCAAGAAGGAGCTCGATCTTGTCCCCGCTGGGGATCAAGTCTCTCTTGCTCGACAGAAATATGCCGATGATTCTGAGGCCGCCATTAACGAGCAGATCAA CGTGGAGTACAACGTTTCTTACGCTTACCATGCCTTGTATGCCTACTTCGATAGGGATAACGTTGCGCTCAAGGGTTTTGCCAA ATTCTTTAAGGAATCTAGTGAAGAAGAAAGGGAACATGCTGAGAAATTGATGGAATACCAG AACAAGCGTGGTGGAAAAGTGAAGTTGCAGTCTATATTGATGCCTCATTCTGAGTTTGATCATCCGGAAAAAGGAGATGCTTTATTTG CAATGGAGCTTGCATTATCTCTGGAGAAGCTGACAAATGAGAAGCTCCTCCACTTGCATAGT GTTGCTGACCGAAACAAGGATGTGCAGTTGGCAGACTTCGTTGAAAGTGAATTTTTAACTGAGCAG GTGGAAGCCATTAAGAAAATATCAGAATATGTTGCCCAACTGAGGAGAGTTGGCAAAGGACATG GAGTTTGGCACTTCGATCAGATGTTGCTTCACGGAGAGGGAGCTCTTGATGGAGCTGCTGCTTGA